TGGctgaatattttgtttgtgAATATTAcaagtttattttattccagAAACGTCTTTACCAATAGATTGTAAAGGAGCTCCTGTACACTTGTCCATAACTTTTAGGTCTTGGATTCTCAGTAATAATTTCGATGCAGTACTGTTGTTTATATTAAAAAATCGTGATTaactttttgtttgttgttgttgttgttattattattattattattattattattattattattattattattattattattattattattattttcattattattattattatcatcatcatcatcattgttgttgttgctattgttgttgttgttgttactgttgttgttattgttgttattattattattattattattattattattattgttattattattattattattattatattgttattatcatcattattagttaattaatttatttatttatttgttttttttttgttattattattatttatttatttatttattttattattttacttttttttttaagcatatgTATGCCGCTGCATACATGTTTAGCCACCGAACCTGCATCATGTACATCTCATGTATATTTACTGCAATGTCACATATTTCATAAGATTGTTCTTCACGTCCCGCAACACGATGCATCCCTGGAGAGGATGAGGCAGGATGGCTCAGTCGTGGGTTCCTTGGACTCATGTGTTACGGTGTACATAATCACGCCTTTCAATGCAATTTTCTGTAGAATTGCTTATTTTCAACTAAAACTGGTATGGTTTGAAGCTGTCTTTTTATGGGTCACAAGGAGACGTGAAATTGAGGTACATTATATTTTTCGTCCGGCCATTGTGTCTGCAGCTAATTTTactagatttatttatttattgtatttatttgtctttactTGACTTATTCATTATGCTCAATTACTGATCGTACTTAGTTGTAGGAAAGCCCTGGTTTCCACGCCAGTCAAAAATATGAATTCTTTAATGAACAGTGAAAACtgttcttttgtttactttcttaaTATTACATGTATTCAAGGAAACTCTTGGCACAATTACGTTGACTGAAACAACCGACACATCGTTATACTTGTTATCCTGGAATAAActatttctcttaatatttgTTTCAGCACATCCTGCACTATCATTGGCTTTTCATCGTTAATCTTCTTCATTGCCATTATGCCAGATGAAAACTGAAGTCGAATGAAACATTGTACCAGCTGCGTTAAAACAGTTGCGTAAATGCATTGAGCGTCTCGATCATTCCATAAGATATACTGTAGAACATTAATGATTATATCTTTAACAACTGGATGAGTAACGAGTGCAGCTAAACCCTTTCCGAAAAGACTCAGCACACACTCCCAGGTGATTGAATCCAACGACCTCAGTGTGTCTACCGTATTTCCATATAAAATTTATCCAACAATTGCAAATactgaggcaaaaaaaaaaaaattgttgaaaGGATGGCAAAGATACTTTATTGGTCAGTCACAGACAAGCCTCTATCATGCCCATACTCGACCTTTCTCCTCGTTGGGGAGTTTAATGAAATCTGGTAAGAATGCTTGTGAGATCGCTTAGCTCCTCCTCTGCCTGGAGTCCGAGGTGATACTCGTCCTGGAGGGGTGACTCACGCTGAAGGATGGTGCTGGCCTCTTTCAACCACTCTGCGCACTCCTGAGGTAATCAATAAGTGTCAATAGTTTCAGCCTTTTGTACTGCATTTTAGTAATCTACATATTGACACATAGGGTGCAGGAGTaaaggtaacttttttttttttttactagagcTTATGCCATCTAGGTTACTAAGATATTTTGGTCCGTTTGGCTGTTTCACTCACTCATGCACACGTTGTGATggtactgttaccaccaccattaatactACTGTCACCCCTGgtgccaccaccatcgccaccaccactaataccatcACAAACGCCGCCTCACCACGAACACCAGTATCACAAgcattgctgctactgctattactgctactgctactctaATACTAATACTTTTTTATGCACAAGGGAGAGAGACTCGAGAGCAGAAACAAGCTCGGAAAAAAATTcgctgtcttttctttcacacacacacacacacaaaaaaaaaaaaaaagaaacaaaaaaaaaaaaaaaaaaaaaaagatccaaggaggaggaaacacagtaAGCGCAAAATGACAAGAGCAGAGACATTCTTCACACCCCAACCAATCGAAGGTCTGCTCAGGACAAAGGACTATTTCCAGCATTCACACAACGCTAAAACCAAACCCTCAACACGCACCTCATGCCCGCTGTCACCACGAATGAACCATGGATAAGAAAGTAGCGGATCTCAATactcaagaataagaaaaattcttATGCAAATACTAACTTGTAGCAGTTGACGAGAATGCGATGTATTCCTCAGTTTTTTCGGAAGCCTTCGATACCTCTCTCTGCAAGCAGCCTGGAGTTCATACAGAAGAAGACCTCGCAGTCTGCTTTCTCCTGCGAAAATTATAGTACATACATGGATTTATGAATGAATGCAGCCACCGAACAAATGCATTATTGTAAGATCAAGCTCACGAGTATATCAAGGTTATGAGTGTATTTACATAGTTTAACTCGTATTACTAGTATTGCTGTATTCAGTGGCCAAATTCATGCTTGTTATTGCCTGATTGGTACTGCACTTCCTTCATACATTCCCATATTATTTTCCACTGACAAATAACGTccccaagaaaaaataaataaatgagagagagagagagagagagatcagtgacAAGTAGGTATTCGCGTAAGCAGGGTTTTAGATGCGTAGGTTGCCAAAATGCGTTGCCACAACCTTTAGTCCCCATGACCGCATCTATATTATGATTAgcagtagtataagtagtacaTATAATGTTATAAATCAAACCTGGAGAAAACAAGTCTGCCAGCGCCAGTACTTCACGACAAAGAGTCTCTTTTCGCTCCAAAAGATCTTTGGAAAGTTCCTTCAAGtttgtctgctgctgctgagtcTGGCTTCCTCCACGGCCGTACATCTGCGCCAGAGCTAACTTTACGTCGCTTCTGTAGTAGTGGTTCTCACTCAGCTTGGATGATGTGGCTTTCAAAAATGCTTCTGAAGAATTCAGAGAATTTTCCTTCAGCATCACAAGTTTTTCTCCCAGTTGCTTCAAGAATTGTTCCACATGGTCAACGCTCACGGTGGCTGGACAAGAATTACATGCCCAGATATCGGGATTAAGAGGCGAAGGGGATGGCAACATCAGACCTTCGGTACATTTGACGCACCGCAAGCTGCTGAGATGCGTTCCAAGCTCAGTGGGATCGAGGCACCGATCACACGAACACTTGAAATATTTTGTGGTAGTGAGGTGCAGCTGTCTGTTTGCCGTGCCCCACATCGGGTCTGAATAGGAGGTAGAAATGTGGCTGCCCTTTGGTATCTTCACTGCCGCCCTGATCACTAGATTGAGCTGAGCATCGAAGGTCCGCGTGGTGTTAGGAATGCAGTGGTGTTCCAGCAGACACCCCTTGCCATACAGTCCTATGATATTCGGTCCCGGAATCTCAAAACCATTGACATCAATTATTCCACATATTTTGTGTATATCGTCTTCTTCAAATGTGGTAATTTTAAGATACTGCTTCATGAAGTCCACGACATTGACTTGATTCACTTCGTGGACGTCAGTAGTGCGGCGCTGCTCCATGTGGGCCTCCATTTGGGTGAGGGAAGCCCATCGAGCTGCATCGTGTTGCTTGAGCCAAAGACATCGCAGAGGCGTGATGCACTCGTACATCTGGTTCACCTGCATAAACTTGTGCACCTGAACCTTGGATGTCCTTCGGAAATTAAAAGAAGTTTACACTAAAATATAATGCTATTACCACTGACATATCTAAGCACTTCTATCCGACATCACTACTTAGATAACTAATTAATGACACCGAAATTACATTCATTACATGATCTGAAACTTATTGTGGATGAAAATTATGCCTGTGGCTCTGAAACCACCTCTCATGGTGCGTGACGTTCCCATGATGCAAGCTGGGAGGTGAACATGATGCAAATTAACAAACAACCAACCTGTTCCTTGAGAGCTGACATTCTGCTTTGTGAAGATCGTTCTTTTGGCAATCAGGACCACATAAGGGCCAACCGCACATTGTACAGGAGTATGTCCCATTGACAGGGGTGAAGCAACCCAGGCATACAGGCACCGTCACCTGTACAAGAGCAGCACTGTACTAACACTAACACACATCAAAACTGACAAATGGAGAAATCTAATGGAACAATTTAATATCGTTAATAGGGAATGATGAGGCATCATTATTTATTGACctaccaaaacaaaataactttcgGAATTCGCTGttcataaagaaacaaaaacaaatacccATTCAGATTATGGCAGGTGAAAAGACCTGAGCTTTTATCATACCTGACGAGGACCCAGCACCAAGGGCGAGTCCTTCAAGATGATTTCCCCCGGCAGGATGTCCCGCGATGCCTCCAAGTACCGCCCCAGGTCTTCAGACTGGCACACCCTGAAATAAACAGAAGCAGGAATCACACAACACAGGTCAGCAAAATTTAaagttttgcttctttcttgataaggagtaaaaaaaaaagaagactggGATGATTTAGTCATGTGGcgaggaagaaaacacacacacaaacacacacacacacacacacacacacacacacacacacacacacacacacacacacacacactcatatatatatatatatatatatatatatatatatatatatatatatatatatatatatatatatatatatatatatatatatatatatatatatatatatatatatatatatatatatatatatatatatataaaggtccTGCAACACAGAAGCCAACGGAATATGCAGAAAATAATGCCTGGCGCAACATATGGAGATAAGAAGGCAACATAACCACATTTTCGTGCATTACGGAGGCCGGGAAGGCcacaaaaagggaagaaaactcATTACTTAGCTGttcaaaaaaatagaaagggaaaTTTTTGAAACGCCTGCCAGTTCAGTTATAGAGATCTCTTGATGCTGCTCTCCTATAACAGTTCTAGTCATAGGAAAAGTGAAAACAGAAGCAGATAGAAAGTGTTATACCACGTATATTACTGAAAAAGATATAATGGAgaaaatattggttaactcttgccttAGTGAGATAGACAGCATAGGGATGAAACTAAATAGGAAATGTTGCGCAGCGAGGCGGCAGGAATGAGAGTGGCATGCAATTGAATTCAAAAGAGTAGTAGCCATGGATACACCGGTACAAGCTGGCAAAAGATACAACACTGCTGTGAAGCGTGAGAGACTGAGGAAAGTCTGTTGaaggaggagagttgatgaaCAATAAGCCTATATTATCCTTCCTTTTGACCTTCGTCACTAAGCCATCGTGACTCTTGGTACGGACCATTGACTCCACCCTGCTTAGAAGCTGTGTGAGGTGAACTCCCGCATATGGGAGCCTCATGTCATACAAGGTCAGCTCCTCTACAGATTTAACATCTCAGAGGAGAAAACTTGGGAGGGAGGGTTTACACAAAACACCCAATTTCAGAAAAATTAGCTGTAAAAGGTTACATGAAGTGTTCATCCTGAAACGGATTCTTAAAGAAAGACGataatcatgatgatgatgttcagcttttctttttcttttcttcagagTATTCATAGATATGGCCCTGCCGCAGCCTCTTAATCATCCGCCTCGGTTGAGTTTCGGCGTAAAGGAATAAAACGAGCCAAACATGTACGATAAGAGGTGATATAGTGGTGCACGTTACGTACCTATATGGACTGCATTCGGTGCGGTGGGTCTTCCAGTGCTGCTTCTGATGATCCTTGCTGCAGTAAGCTGTGAGATGACATTTTCCACACCTCTGGCTGGCCGGACAGCCGCACACAGCACACGCCCCCACTACCATCTTGCGGCAAACTCGTCGCCAGGAGGCTGAAGTACGGTGTGAGAAGTTAATGTAGGTCACTATTCGTTTCGCGGCTCTATGTTGGCATATGCGAAGTTTTTTTTCGCATTGTTCTATGGCGTAATGACAAACTATCTGAAATAGTCGACCTAAGCTATTGTTGTGTTCGTGCCACAATGTTAGGcaaatatgggaatgcaaattTGCC
This genomic interval from Scylla paramamosain isolate STU-SP2022 chromosome 7, ASM3559412v1, whole genome shotgun sequence contains the following:
- the LOC135101895 gene encoding SET domain-containing protein SmydA-8-like, translating into MVVGACAVCGCPASQRCGKCHLTAYCSKDHQKQHWKTHRTECSPYRVCQSEDLGRYLEASRDILPGEIILKDSPLVLGPRQVTVPVCLGCFTPVNGTYSCTMCGWPLCGPDCQKNDLHKAECQLSRNRTSKVQVHKFMQVNQMYECITPLRCLWLKQHDAARWASLTQMEAHMEQRRTTDVHEVNQVNVVDFMKQYLKITTFEEDDIHKICGIIDVNGFEIPGPNIIGLYGKGCLLEHHCIPNTTRTFDAQLNLVIRAAVKIPKGSHISTSYSDPMWGTANRQLHLTTTKYFKCSCDRCLDPTELGTHLSSLRCVKCTEGLMLPSPSPLNPDIWACNSCPATVSVDHVEQFLKQLGEKLVMLKENSLNSSEAFLKATSSKLSENHYYRSDVKLALAQMYGRGGSQTQQQQTNLKELSKDLLERKETLCREVLALADLFSPGESRLRGLLLYELQAACRERYRRLPKKLRNTSHSRQLLQECAEWLKEASTILQRESPLQDEYHLGLQAEEELSDLTSILTRFH